The Candidatus Atribacteria bacterium ADurb.Bin276 genome segment TTTATGAGGCCTTTATCATTAACTACTTTTCGAGCTTTACTGATTAACTCGTAATCGATAAACTGAGCTGGGGGAGCATATTTGGCAAATATTTCAAAATCCTGCTTATTCTCAATGATATATTTTTCAACAGCCAATACGACCATGTAGGTTGAACTCCGATTGAAGCGCATGACCTGGGTTAAATTTCCATCAGGAGTCTTAACCAGGGTGGTTCGGAGTTGGGAGTCGGCATCACCCTCCTTAGTTATGGTAACCTCCCAATTGTCCGATGTTTCGGGAATATATGAGTCCCATAACAGTCCGGGTGAAAAAAGCACATCAAAACCAAAGTAGTCATGATAGGCAACAAATTTTTCAGCAACATCAAAATCCTGAGGACTGAGAAAGTGGTCAATATCCGGTTTATATTGAAACATTTCATAAATGTTATTTAAGAATATAAACGGTGAAACCGGCACTCGATCAGCTTTATTTCCCTGAAAGGTGGTAATGAGTCTTTCTCGTGCCTTCATTGGTTTATCTCCTCCCTATTCATTTTTTCCAATTTAAAACAAGTTTTCATGACTAAAAGTTTAGAATTATTATCAGTTCATCTTTTCATTGGTTTGAATTGCCCTTAACTCAATTATGAATTGGATAATGACCTTCCTGATAGGCAGTATCAAATAGGGCAAGAATGTTTTGTGGTGGAACGTCTGCCTGAATATTGTGACCCCCGGAAATGATATACCCCCCGCCTGGAGCTAAAATTTTGATCTTATCCCGGACTTCTTTTATCACATCTTCGGGAGTACCATGGGGAATGATGGATTGATTGGAAAGGTTGGAATAAAAAACCAATTTATTGCCAAAACTCTTTTTGATTTTTTCCGGATCCCCCATATCAAAGGCAGTCGCTTGCAAAGGATGAATGACATCGACTCCAGCCTCATACAAATCTTCCATTGCCCAAAGGACCGAGCCGCAGGAGTGCAATGCAATTTTTGCTTGGGTTTTGGATTTTACAAAATGAGTAAATTCTTTATAACGAGGCATAAATAATTTTTTAAATATTTTTGGGTTCATTATTGGACCTGACTGCATTCCCCAATCGTCACCCATCCAAACCAATTCGACATATTCACCAACTTGTTCCAGGTACTTATCAAAAAACTTTATTTCCCATTCTAAAATGCGATCCACCAGGATTTCTATAACTTGAGGTTCGAGAGCCAAACGTTCCATGTATTCCTGAAAACCCATCAATTCGGAAGAAAGATAAAAAAGCGAAGCGGCGCTACCGCCAATAATGGCATATTGGGTTCCTTCATAAAGCTCTTTCGCTCTTTCTTTCAAACCAGTAAAACGAGCAGGATCAACCGGATCAGGCATTTGGTAGCTTTTAATTTCATCAATAGATGCACCTGCCAAAGGGCACTGAATGCTCTCGTCGTATAGCCCAACATTTTTTCGAACGACTCCCCATTCATCAGCCCAAGAGGAGTCAGCATGAACTTTTATTTGCCAATTGGAAGGAGCATTGGCAAATACATACCTGGTATCAGCATGCAACCTCTCTAAAATGCTCTCCTTACAAACTGCCAAATGTTGGATCCGATCATAAAGCCGGATATCATCCTCTTCTCCCAAAAAGGCAAGAAGATTTCGATAGGCAACTTCGTGGATTCCATTATGAAAGTCCTGTCCAACATCGATAGGAACACGGTCGGGTTCTTGGTGATTTAATGCCTTTCGAAAACGTTCTCTTGAGGTCATTTTATCCATTTTTTCCCCTTTTTGCCTATGGTTTTAAATTGTTATACAAACTGCTTGCAAAAACCTACCAACTTTGTATCGAAAATGAAATATTAAACTTTGTCAACTTTCCGTTAAAAAGTGCGAAATAACAAGCTATTCTCTCGTTTACTATAACATATTTTGACCCAATCTTATCTCAATACCTAATTAATTTCCGATTTCCAAAAAAAATTATGGAAGGAGTTTATTAATTAAACCAGTTAATCCGTTTAAAGGTTATAATTTAAAAAAAGAAATAAAATCCATTTTAATCAAACAGGAGCGATCATGAATGGAATCATACGGTGATAAAATAACTCAGTCACTTTTAGAAGAAGGAGCTTCTTTGGTTGGCTTTGCTAATCTAAGTGGTCTTTCTCCTGATATTACCAAATCATTTCCTTATGCTATTTCAATTTCAATTGCTCTGAACCCAGCAATAATAGCAAAAATTAACCAGGGACCTACTGCAGACTATTTTGAAGAATATAAAAGAGTGAATCTTTTTCTATCCGATTTAGGAAAATTTGCTGCTTTAATCCTGGTCAATCTGGGATTTAAAGCCTTCCCTATCGAACCGACAACTGAGCATTTCGATCTTAATACTCTGTCGACTTTTCTGCCCCATAAAACAATAGCAACTCGCGCTGGGCTTGGTTGGATAGGTAAATCAGCCCTCCTCACCACCAAGCAATATGGAAGTGCCATACGTCTTACTTCGGTGCTCACTGATTGTCCACTACCGACTGCGAAACCCATCAATCAAAGTAAATGTGGTGACTGTAGGTTGTGTGTTGAAAGTTGTCCCGGCCATGCTCCATTGGGAAACAACTGGGATATAAATCATCCCCGTGAAAGCTTCTTCAATGCTTTCACCTGCCGGGAAACTGCCATCAAGCTCTCCCAACCGGTTGGAATCGAGGGAACGGTCTGTGGAATTTGTATTGTCTCCTGTCCTTGGACCCAGCATTATCTTATGAGGCAAAAGCCAAAATCGTGTTGATTTAAAGTCTTGAATTAAGGAATAAGAAAAGATGAGATGCACACGCATTACAATACACTGTTAAAATATAGTATTAGTGAAATAACTGTAGTTTTGATTTGGGATAAGGATCTATCCTAAAAATACTGAAATTGGTGAAAAAAGAATAAAAAAAAAGAGAAAGAATCAATTCAACAATTCCTCTCCTTGGAGGGGTGCCGTTTACGGCGGGGAGGGTGCTTTTCATTCGTCATTCTGGACTTCCACCCTCATCCTCACCTTCTCCCATCAAGGGAGAAGGAACATCTAGTCGTCATTGCGAGACCTCGCTTTTTGAGGTCGTGGCAATCTCATGATTCATCTTTTATTATTTGTTGAATTGAGAAATTATGGAATTGTGGAATCGAAATGAATGAGATGCTTATAATGTCCGGTAAAGAACACCGGACTCCTCAGAATGACAAAGTGGATGGCAGAGATTGCCACGTCGCTTTGCTCCTCGCGACAATGGAGCAGGAAAAAAATCAAATCCCCCTAACCCTCTTTGCTAAAGGGGGAATTTTTTCCATTACCCCCTTGATGAAAGAAGTTCAGAGTGAGGGGACACCTATTTTTATCCTCACTGCTCAATAGCTCCCTCCATTGATTGAAGCTCGATAAGAAGATCTTGGGCCATCTCAGCATCCAAATTTTTTAGTATTTCATATTGTTCTTTAGCCCTAAGGAAATCCCCTAACC includes the following:
- a CDS encoding methylcobalamin:coenzyme M methyltransferase, with product MDKMTSRERFRKALNHQEPDRVPIDVGQDFHNGIHEVAYRNLLAFLGEEDDIRLYDRIQHLAVCKESILERLHADTRYVFANAPSNWQIKVHADSSWADEWGVVRKNVGLYDESIQCPLAGASIDEIKSYQMPDPVDPARFTGLKERAKELYEGTQYAIIGGSAASLFYLSSELMGFQEYMERLALEPQVIEILVDRILEWEIKFFDKYLEQVGEYVELVWMGDDWGMQSGPIMNPKIFKKLFMPRYKEFTHFVKSKTQAKIALHSCGSVLWAMEDLYEAGVDVIHPLQATAFDMGDPEKIKKSFGNKLVFYSNLSNQSIIPHGTPEDVIKEVRDKIKILAPGGGYIISGGHNIQADVPPQNILALFDTAYQEGHYPIHN
- the queG gene encoding Epoxyqueuosine reductase encodes the protein MESYGDKITQSLLEEGASLVGFANLSGLSPDITKSFPYAISISIALNPAIIAKINQGPTADYFEEYKRVNLFLSDLGKFAALILVNLGFKAFPIEPTTEHFDLNTLSTFLPHKTIATRAGLGWIGKSALLTTKQYGSAIRLTSVLTDCPLPTAKPINQSKCGDCRLCVESCPGHAPLGNNWDINHPRESFFNAFTCRETAIKLSQPVGIEGTVCGICIVSCPWTQHYLMRQKPKSC